Proteins from a genomic interval of Planctomycetota bacterium:
- a CDS encoding acetyl ornithine aminotransferase family protein, with the protein MLHQNANRPLIKIAPPGPEARKVLAKDAKYISPSYTRGYPFVAERGYGMMVEDPDGNRYMDMNAGVAVNATGHCHPEVVRVIQEQAEQLIHMIGTDFYYRWQSDVAEAVCRITPGKFAKKAFLACTGAEAVEAAIKLARYHTRRPRMIAYIGSFHGRTMGALSLTASKASQRRHFSPMLSEVTHIPYPYCYRCLFNLTYPKCNLACLSYLEDVIFAKVAPPEDVAAVVIEPIQGEGGYVVPPNGYFQKLRAIATKHGIMLVVDEIQSGLGRTGKMFAIEHWKVEPDMVCIAKGIASGLPLSVMVAKSSIMTWPTGAHANTFGGNPVCCAAALKTIEMLEESLMENARITGDYLIKRLKALQNRYDFIGDVRGMGLMVGIEIVKNRKTKAKDPARRIRIVNECFKKGILLVGCGENNIRFSPSLIITKNDIDVAIEIIGKVLRKV; encoded by the coding sequence ATGCTGCACCAAAACGCAAACCGCCCCCTAATCAAAATCGCCCCACCCGGGCCTGAAGCCAGGAAGGTATTGGCCAAGGACGCCAAGTATATCTCGCCTTCATACACGCGCGGATATCCGTTTGTTGCCGAACGCGGCTACGGAATGATGGTCGAGGACCCGGACGGCAACCGTTATATGGATATGAACGCCGGTGTGGCAGTCAATGCAACCGGTCATTGCCATCCGGAGGTGGTTCGGGTTATTCAGGAGCAAGCCGAGCAGTTAATCCACATGATCGGCACGGATTTTTATTACCGCTGGCAATCAGACGTAGCCGAGGCGGTGTGCCGGATTACGCCCGGTAAATTTGCCAAGAAAGCGTTCCTGGCCTGCACCGGTGCCGAGGCAGTTGAGGCGGCGATTAAACTGGCCCGCTATCATACGCGCCGTCCAAGGATGATTGCCTATATCGGCTCTTTCCACGGACGGACCATGGGCGCCCTGTCTCTGACCGCCAGCAAAGCATCACAGCGGCGGCATTTTTCCCCGATGCTTTCTGAAGTCACCCATATCCCCTATCCGTATTGCTATCGTTGTCTCTTTAATCTGACGTATCCCAAATGTAACCTGGCCTGCCTGTCATATTTAGAGGATGTTATTTTTGCTAAGGTCGCGCCGCCTGAAGATGTGGCGGCGGTTGTTATTGAGCCCATCCAGGGCGAGGGCGGCTACGTGGTTCCGCCGAACGGATATTTCCAGAAACTCAGGGCCATTGCCACCAAGCACGGCATTATGCTGGTAGTTGATGAGATTCAATCCGGATTAGGCCGAACCGGAAAGATGTTCGCTATCGAACATTGGAAGGTGGAGCCGGACATGGTCTGCATTGCCAAGGGAATCGCGTCAGGCCTGCCGTTAAGCGTTATGGTCGCCAAGTCCAGCATTATGACCTGGCCAACCGGCGCGCACGCCAATACCTTTGGCGGCAATCCGGTCTGCTGCGCGGCCGCGCTCAAAACCATAGAGATGCTTGAGGAATCATTAATGGAAAACGCCCGCATTACCGGCGACTATCTGATTAAACGGCTTAAAGCGCTCCAGAATAGATATGATTTTATCGGCGATGTCAGAGGCATGGGCTTGATGGTCGGAATAGAAATAGTAAAGAACCGCAAGACCAAGGCCAAAGACCCGGCCAGACGGATCAGGATTGTCAACGAGTGCTTTAAGAAAGGCATTCTCCTGGTCGGTTGTGGAGAGAATAACATCCGTTTCTCGCCGTCATTGATTATCACTAAGAACGATATTGACGTGGCTATTGAGATAATCGGCAAAGTGTTACGCAAGGTGTAA
- a CDS encoding cob(I)yrinic acid a,c-diamide adenosyltransferase produces the protein MSKGLVIVITGHGKGKTTSALGQALRAAGQGLKVLMIQFLKSSHIYGEITSAKKLHPDFEIIQAGKDCVHTKKAHDCTDCNFECHVDIKNPSVEDKEAAQRAFALAQEKIMSGKYNLIILDEIIYAIDYGLLSVDSVLKLINSRPPDLHLILTGRNAPIQLTREADLVSEILEIKHQFHQGMKSVRGIDF, from the coding sequence ATGTCCAAAGGCTTAGTTATTGTCATCACCGGCCATGGCAAGGGCAAAACCACCTCAGCCCTGGGCCAGGCGCTCCGGGCCGCAGGCCAGGGCCTCAAGGTCCTGATGATTCAGTTCTTAAAGAGCTCCCATATCTACGGCGAGATTACCTCGGCCAAGAAACTCCATCCGGACTTCGAGATCATCCAGGCCGGCAAGGATTGCGTCCATACCAAGAAAGCCCACGATTGCACGGACTGTAACTTCGAATGCCACGTGGATATCAAGAATCCGTCGGTTGAGGACAAGGAAGCCGCCCAACGCGCCTTTGCCCTGGCCCAGGAAAAGATTATGTCCGGCAAATACAACCTGATTATCCTCGATGAAATCATCTATGCCATTGATTACGGCCTGCTCAGCGTGGACAGCGTCCTGAAACTTATTAACAGCCGGCCGCCGGACCTGCATCTAATCCTGACCGGCCGCAATGCGCCCATCCAGTTGACCCGCGAGGCCGACCTGGTCAGCGAGATACTGGAAATCAAACACCAGTTCCACCAGGGTATGAAATCGGTTCGGGGAATTGATTTTTAA
- a CDS encoding N(G),N(G)-dimethylarginine dimethylaminohydrolase has product MISQYAIVRNVAKTYDKCIKPAMSTAPIDVRLAQKQHQAYCKTLKALGLKMINIEADDRFPDCCFVEDPAIVIGDTTIISRMGVKSRIGEERAVEKTLSRHKKIYRIKPPGTIEGGDVLRIGHRIYIGLSERTNISAIKQVRTIAAKYGCEVIPVRVKGMIHLKTGCTYLGNNCITLVQGQLDAKPFAGYKKIIIPKSESYSANCLSVNGTILIPKGYTKTRQMIKNAGFKIKELDMSEFRAGGGSLTCLSVILSVINNS; this is encoded by the coding sequence ATGATTTCCCAATACGCTATTGTCCGCAACGTTGCCAAGACCTATGACAAGTGTATTAAGCCAGCCATGTCAACCGCGCCAATAGATGTCCGCCTGGCACAGAAACAGCATCAGGCATACTGCAAGACGTTGAAGGCATTGGGATTAAAAATGATTAATATAGAAGCCGATGATCGGTTCCCGGACTGCTGCTTTGTGGAAGACCCGGCTATTGTGATAGGGGATACGACCATTATCTCACGGATGGGAGTTAAGTCAAGAATCGGAGAAGAGCGCGCGGTGGAGAAAACCCTATCCCGCCACAAGAAGATATACCGGATTAAACCGCCTGGCACGATTGAAGGCGGGGATGTCCTGCGAATCGGCCACCGGATTTATATCGGACTGTCCGAACGCACCAATATATCAGCCATCAAACAGGTCAGAACTATCGCAGCGAAATATGGATGTGAAGTTATCCCGGTTCGGGTCAAAGGCATGATTCATCTCAAGACAGGATGCACCTATTTAGGGAATAACTGCATAACCCTGGTGCAAGGGCAGTTGGACGCCAAGCCGTTTGCCGGATATAAGAAGATAATCATCCCCAAGTCAGAATCCTACAGTGCCAATTGTTTATCAGTTAACGGGACCATCTTGATACCGAAGGGCTATACTAAGACCAGGCAGATGATTAAAAACGCTGGTTTCAAGATAAAAGAATTGGATATGTCCGAATTCCGCGCTGGCGGTGGCAGTCTGACCTGCTTATCGGTTATATTATCGGTAATCAATAACTCTTGA
- a CDS encoding tetratricopeptide repeat protein, with product MKPRYIICAVCLAAISIVSLIGDEDVARAMLKKGDESLQKNDSAKAIELYRKALKEYPNLPEAYFGLGNAYAKTGDKRRARRNFEECIRAVKAMSKPSSAQQSLQKDATNRLNNLDKGRQELAGLEKKYIEQSLALAKRLVKKDLPLAESILNSIAAMDPTNAEAAKLRQELGQARQLPSWQLLFNGQNLDGWNPQRASNWNVTDGILVCDTPEAEVNFRPQPNFSGEYKLLMEFKIDAFYKETGGIGVVLGNKNNKDGSIAVLIIKKEGLSLAELKPDGALDLKFENLPESSNLSDWNKLVLGVSYTGLKCHLNDRLVFEYTADRENFFQGGTGIWMQRAKILVRKMQYIRQ from the coding sequence ATGAAACCCAGATATATTATCTGTGCGGTTTGTTTGGCGGCCATTTCAATCGTATCGCTCATCGGCGATGAAGATGTCGCCCGGGCCATGCTCAAAAAGGGCGATGAGTCCTTACAGAAAAACGATTCAGCCAAGGCCATTGAACTATACAGAAAGGCCCTAAAGGAATATCCCAACCTGCCTGAAGCCTATTTCGGCCTGGGCAACGCCTACGCCAAAACCGGGGATAAGCGCCGGGCGCGCCGAAACTTCGAAGAATGCATCCGGGCAGTCAAGGCAATGTCAAAGCCATCCAGCGCCCAACAATCGCTTCAGAAAGATGCCACTAACCGGCTCAATAACCTGGATAAGGGACGGCAGGAATTGGCCGGGCTGGAAAAGAAATATATCGAGCAATCCCTGGCGCTGGCCAAGCGCTTGGTCAAGAAAGACCTGCCGCTGGCCGAATCCATACTCAACTCAATTGCGGCCATGGATCCGACCAATGCCGAAGCCGCCAAGCTCCGGCAGGAATTAGGACAAGCGCGTCAGTTGCCATCCTGGCAGTTGTTATTTAACGGACAGAACCTTGACGGCTGGAATCCGCAGCGCGCCTCCAATTGGAATGTTACAGATGGTATCCTGGTCTGCGATACGCCTGAAGCCGAGGTTAATTTCCGGCCCCAGCCAAACTTCAGCGGCGAGTATAAATTGCTCATGGAGTTCAAGATAGACGCTTTCTATAAGGAAACTGGCGGTATCGGGGTAGTATTAGGAAATAAAAATAATAAGGACGGCTCGATAGCTGTTTTGATAATCAAGAAGGAGGGACTATCCCTGGCCGAGCTTAAACCAGACGGTGCGCTGGATCTAAAATTCGAGAATCTGCCCGAGAGTTCAAATTTGTCGGATTGGAATAAGCTGGTGCTGGGTGTTTCTTATACCGGGCTTAAATGCCATCTTAATGACCGGCTGGTTTTTGAATATACGGCAGACCGGGAGAACTTCTTCCAGGGCGGAACCGGCATCTGGATGCAACGCGCCAAAATCCTGGTCCGGAAAATGCAATATATCAGACAATGA
- a CDS encoding DUF1080 domain-containing protein, translated as MMKYLLLGLVLLAGSVGLYPDEDTASIYLKKAQELARKKAYKEALDNFNKAINEAPEQVDAYLALGELYRDINESDEAVANFRKALALIEQKGSPDKFKSVQNKINSYLAEYDKNRQELVKFRDQFLQSLWSLVVKYEKDDLQFALLVTERALKIDATNALFINKRLELSKAIGELGKEQMASLFNGTDLDGWKGASEDWQVENEAIRFECDKPEILSGLSYKIKLESDYVFTSKFKMEKVYGSQNFLMLAFGYQSLSNNYAFGIFDQKLALVRHEGDKPYRKIKEKELPPGIDLVGWNELTVEVYGDAVRCYLNGDLCLEMEESDKTNLRGLVALVGNNCSGYFKDIMYSSEE; from the coding sequence ATGATGAAATACCTTTTGTTGGGATTGGTCTTGTTAGCCGGTTCGGTCGGGCTCTATCCGGACGAGGATACGGCGTCTATTTATCTCAAGAAGGCCCAGGAGCTGGCCAGGAAAAAGGCCTACAAGGAGGCGCTGGACAATTTCAATAAGGCCATCAATGAAGCGCCGGAACAGGTTGACGCCTACCTGGCGCTGGGCGAGCTGTACCGTGATATCAATGAAAGCGATGAGGCCGTGGCCAATTTCCGCAAGGCCCTGGCGCTAATCGAACAAAAGGGCAGTCCGGATAAATTCAAATCCGTCCAGAATAAGATTAATTCCTATCTGGCCGAATATGACAAGAACCGCCAGGAATTAGTAAAATTCCGTGACCAATTCCTGCAGTCGTTATGGTCGCTGGTGGTGAAGTATGAAAAGGACGACTTGCAATTCGCCCTGTTAGTAACCGAGCGGGCGCTCAAGATTGACGCCACTAACGCCCTTTTTATTAATAAGCGCCTGGAACTCAGCAAGGCCATCGGCGAACTGGGTAAGGAACAGATGGCCTCGCTCTTTAACGGGACTGATTTGGACGGCTGGAAGGGCGCATCTGAGGACTGGCAGGTGGAAAATGAGGCCATCAGGTTTGAGTGTGACAAACCGGAGATTTTATCCGGGTTGTCGTATAAGATCAAACTGGAAAGCGACTACGTCTTCACGTCAAAGTTCAAGATGGAAAAAGTCTATGGCAGCCAGAATTTCCTGATGCTGGCGTTCGGCTATCAGAGCCTGTCGAACAATTACGCCTTCGGCATCTTTGACCAGAAACTGGCCCTGGTCCGGCACGAGGGAGATAAACCCTACCGGAAAATTAAGGAGAAAGAACTGCCGCCCGGCATTGACCTGGTCGGCTGGAACGAATTAACCGTTGAGGTCTATGGCGACGCCGTACGCTGTTACCTGAATGGCGATTTGTGCCTGGAGATGGAAGAATCCGACAAAACTAATCTGCGTGGCTTGGTGGCCCTGGTCGGCAATAACTGCTCCGGCTATTTCAAGGACATCATGTATTCCAGCGAGGAATAG
- a CDS encoding dienelactone hydrolase family protein: MLRKIFLILLCLAMVWGAGCRKNVVPVNSQAESITVNGLTRTYWVHLPASYDKSRARPLVIVLHGGGGTGEKMINHTLGGLNTLVDKEGFIAVYPDGIEKHWNDGRPQAISRAHKEGVDDVGFISALIGRLDKEFGIDRKRVYVTGISNGAKMSFRLACEMTDKIAAIAAVGGSMVDPVSVYKKPSRPISVMVIHGTDDPLVLYNGGPIRIPFSKRDFGSSIPVLDAVKFWVTHNQCQPEPVSTEEADLDPNDGTRVHKEIYSGEAEDTEVVFYKIQGGGHTWPNGYQYLSEKLVGKTCRDIDANTVIWEFFKRHKRE; encoded by the coding sequence ATGCTTCGTAAAATATTCCTGATATTGTTATGTCTGGCTATGGTGTGGGGCGCAGGTTGCCGCAAGAACGTTGTTCCGGTCAACAGTCAGGCCGAATCAATAACCGTCAATGGCCTGACGCGCACCTATTGGGTTCATCTGCCTGCTTCCTATGATAAATCCCGGGCTCGGCCGCTGGTGATTGTCCTGCACGGCGGTGGCGGGACCGGAGAGAAGATGATTAACCACACCCTGGGTGGATTGAATACGCTGGTCGACAAGGAAGGTTTTATCGCGGTCTATCCGGACGGCATAGAGAAACACTGGAATGACGGACGGCCCCAGGCCATCTCCCGCGCCCATAAAGAGGGTGTGGACGATGTCGGATTCATCTCGGCTTTGATTGGCCGGCTGGACAAGGAATTCGGGATTGACCGCAAGCGGGTCTATGTGACCGGTATCTCCAACGGCGCCAAGATGTCTTTCCGGCTGGCCTGCGAGATGACCGATAAGATTGCAGCCATTGCCGCCGTAGGCGGTTCTATGGTGGATCCTGTGTCCGTGTATAAGAAACCGTCCCGGCCCATATCGGTTATGGTCATTCATGGCACGGACGACCCACTGGTGCTCTATAACGGAGGTCCGATACGTATTCCATTTAGTAAGCGCGATTTCGGGAGTTCAATCCCAGTGCTTGATGCGGTCAAGTTCTGGGTCACCCATAACCAGTGCCAGCCGGAACCGGTCTCGACTGAAGAAGCGGACTTAGACCCGAATGACGGCACGCGGGTCCATAAAGAGATTTATTCCGGCGAGGCAGAGGATACCGAGGTGGTTTTTTATAAGATACAGGGCGGCGGCCATACCTGGCCCAACGGGTACCAATACCTGTCCGAGAAATTGGTCGGCAAGACCTGCCGCGATATAGATGCCAACACAGTTATCTGGGAGTTCTTTAAGAGACATAAACGGGAATAA
- a CDS encoding B12-binding domain-containing radical SAM protein gives MYHKKVLFIEPRGAQSNVFTRFMSTPLLGPVYLATIARDAGYDATVFNENISGRAVSPDELASVDILCLSCLTATVTRGKEIAREYKALRAAQGLESFTVIGGIHASMIPEDVAPHFDRVVVGEAENVILDVLAGRTTDKIIRAARPEQLDGLPMPDFNLIKDSDKIKVWPIMTSRGCPFDCNFCSVTEMFGRDYRSQKAEKVIEEISRYRTGSMFFVDDHFAVNTAKTGQLLDMMIERRFNRVWSTQMRTEATKNPEFIAKLRKAGCETVYIGFESINPQSLKDMNKHQTVDDIKRSIRVFHDNGIEVHGMFIVGNDADTRDVFKMTTDFCQSSKIDYVQYSILTPLPGTRTYAALEKANRILHKNWELYDGLHALFTPKNMTALELQSGLIECFSDFYSYTNAFNDALNTVIEKVATAAKLIPARPYGTSFYRSFIKLIGTGIVRSWMKHNRFYFNYLRQLRSRS, from the coding sequence ATGTATCATAAAAAAGTCCTGTTTATCGAGCCGCGCGGGGCGCAGTCCAATGTCTTTACCAGATTTATGAGCACCCCGTTGCTGGGCCCGGTCTATCTGGCCACCATCGCCCGGGACGCCGGATATGACGCCACGGTCTTTAACGAGAATATCTCGGGCCGGGCCGTCAGCCCGGATGAACTGGCATCGGTTGATATCCTGTGCCTGAGCTGCCTGACCGCCACGGTCACCCGGGGCAAGGAAATCGCCCGGGAATATAAGGCGCTCCGGGCCGCCCAGGGACTGGAATCGTTCACCGTCATCGGCGGCATCCACGCCAGTATGATTCCGGAAGATGTGGCGCCTCACTTTGACCGGGTGGTGGTCGGCGAGGCCGAGAACGTCATTCTGGATGTGCTGGCCGGACGGACCACGGATAAAATAATCCGGGCGGCCCGGCCAGAGCAATTGGATGGCCTGCCCATGCCGGATTTCAACCTGATAAAGGACTCGGATAAGATAAAGGTCTGGCCGATAATGACCTCGCGGGGCTGTCCGTTTGACTGCAATTTCTGCTCAGTCACCGAGATGTTCGGCCGGGACTACCGGTCCCAGAAGGCCGAAAAGGTGATTGAGGAGATTTCCAGATACCGAACCGGGTCGATGTTCTTCGTGGACGACCATTTTGCCGTCAATACGGCCAAGACCGGCCAACTCCTGGATATGATGATTGAACGCCGGTTTAACCGGGTCTGGTCCACCCAGATGCGGACCGAGGCCACCAAGAACCCGGAATTCATCGCCAAGCTGCGGAAGGCCGGCTGCGAGACCGTTTATATCGGATTTGAATCCATCAATCCGCAGAGTTTGAAGGATATGAACAAGCACCAGACCGTGGACGACATCAAGCGGTCCATCCGGGTGTTCCACGACAACGGCATCGAGGTGCACGGCATGTTCATCGTGGGCAACGACGCCGACACCAGGGACGTCTTTAAGATGACGACCGATTTCTGCCAGTCCAGCAAGATTGACTATGTCCAGTATTCCATACTCACGCCTCTGCCGGGCACCCGGACCTATGCCGCCCTGGAAAAAGCCAATCGGATTCTCCATAAGAACTGGGAACTCTACGACGGACTGCACGCCCTGTTTACCCCGAAGAACATGACCGCCCTGGAATTGCAGAGCGGGCTGATAGAGTGTTTCAGCGACTTCTATTCATACACCAACGCCTTTAACGACGCCCTGAACACGGTGATTGAAAAGGTGGCTACAGCCGCCAAACTGATACCGGCCCGGCCGTATGGAACCTCTTTCTATCGCTCTTTCATAAAACTCATCGGCACCGGCATTGTCAGGAGTTGGATGAAACACAACAGGTTTTATTTCAATTATCTCAGGCAGTTGCGAAGCCGTAGCTGA
- a CDS encoding ABC transporter ATP-binding protein: MIQLNSLRKEYDDVIAVKNLTLTINKGDIFGLIGPNGAGKTTTMRMMVGILEPTSGQALINNRPVDQDMMATRRMVGYIPDFFSLYDELKVWEYLNYFADAYRVPNKPSRIDEVIGMMDLVSKRNNYIAHLSRGMKQRLAIGKTILHDPELLVLDEPSAGLDPKARVELRDILKKISSTGRTIVISSHILLELSDLCKTIGIMQKGVMVESGSIEEITARVQPKIILRLEALGDKNKLAELVKTLPNVSEVTIKDCFLEIVFFGLRDEIPLLLKKLVDSGVQVSSFYEYKQNLEELFMSLAIKEVS, encoded by the coding sequence ATGATTCAACTCAATTCACTGCGCAAGGAATACGATGACGTCATCGCCGTAAAGAATCTCACCCTGACCATTAACAAAGGCGATATCTTCGGGCTGATCGGGCCCAATGGCGCGGGAAAAACCACCACCATGCGCATGATGGTCGGCATCCTGGAGCCGACCAGCGGCCAAGCGCTTATCAATAACCGCCCGGTCGACCAGGATATGATGGCCACCCGCCGGATGGTCGGCTACATCCCGGATTTCTTCTCGCTCTACGACGAACTCAAGGTCTGGGAATACCTGAATTACTTTGCCGATGCCTACCGCGTCCCAAATAAGCCCAGCCGGATTGATGAGGTTATTGGTATGATGGATTTGGTTTCTAAGCGCAATAATTATATTGCCCATCTGTCCCGCGGCATGAAACAGCGCCTGGCCATCGGCAAGACCATACTGCACGACCCGGAACTGCTGGTTCTGGATGAGCCCTCAGCCGGCCTGGACCCCAAGGCCCGGGTGGAGCTGCGCGATATCCTCAAAAAAATATCATCGACCGGACGAACCATCGTGATTTCCTCGCATATATTATTGGAACTCTCCGACCTGTGCAAGACCATCGGCATCATGCAAAAAGGCGTGATGGTGGAATCCGGCTCCATAGAGGAAATCACCGCGAGAGTCCAGCCTAAGATAATCCTGCGCCTGGAAGCCCTGGGCGACAAGAATAAACTGGCTGAATTAGTCAAAACCTTGCCGAATGTATCGGAGGTTACCATCAAGGACTGCTTCCTCGAAATAGTATTCTTCGGCCTGCGGGATGAAATTCCCTTATTGCTTAAAAAATTAGTGGACAGCGGTGTCCAGGTCAGCTCGTTCTATGAATACAAACAAAACCTGGAAGAACTATTTATGTCGCTGGCTATAAAAGAAGTATCTTAA
- a CDS encoding ABC transporter permease subunit — MFKNAFNNPELERNILYRLRPKMAVLTLVFTVAFCVFVALVTLLNNNRYYYGYYNDGGLELFRFYTGFALILGYSYALLAASFSIISEKTRKTYDLLFMAPMSDAQISIGKLIGSSIHMWLILGIVTPFITFAAVRSYETIGLYNFTLFYLVLISGCVLCASIGLLFSVSINPKSSLIVAAGNIIIMGSALGGLIAGFARTDNQFLAILTPTSFLARFDSYDHALTSADFFGLSIDKGLLTIAIYIWFSFWIIRAVIRRIRNPYGTYLKPLEALGFFAGLEIFLTGMHWNTFTQPSHIWNAFSFYLLFNGLVLVMMVLLMALPRDTYQDYVRGILAKRPFGFMDRKSPPHILLLLLCGVLFAGLYGIINSNDISVKYAPEIYLAFWVLVAFVYIFYLLVQFCKTIFVYSGPLVAVLIICAASIIPSIILGVCRMPEKYFLYFNPIAYIMEIPGVYRHDYWHLRDADYFGPPVALTILLGVMLVVFVMRHYQLRAKIARRMKE; from the coding sequence ATGTTTAAAAACGCCTTTAATAATCCGGAACTTGAGCGCAATATTCTCTACCGCCTCAGGCCGAAAATGGCAGTATTAACGCTCGTTTTTACCGTGGCCTTCTGCGTCTTTGTCGCTTTGGTAACCTTGCTGAACAATAACCGGTATTATTACGGTTACTACAACGATGGCGGCCTGGAATTATTCCGCTTTTATACCGGGTTTGCCCTGATACTCGGATACTCATATGCCTTGCTGGCCGCTTCCTTTTCAATCATCAGTGAGAAAACCCGGAAGACCTATGACCTGCTTTTTATGGCGCCTATGTCCGATGCCCAGATTTCCATCGGCAAACTCATCGGCTCATCGATTCATATGTGGCTTATCCTGGGTATTGTCACCCCGTTTATTACCTTTGCCGCGGTGCGCAGTTATGAGACCATCGGCTTATATAATTTTACCTTGTTTTATCTTGTTTTGATATCCGGTTGTGTCTTATGCGCCTCAATCGGGCTGCTCTTTTCCGTAAGCATTAATCCCAAATCATCCCTGATAGTCGCGGCCGGTAATATCATTATAATGGGTTCCGCCTTAGGAGGGCTGATCGCCGGTTTCGCGCGAACTGATAATCAATTCCTCGCCATTCTTACGCCCACCTCGTTCCTGGCGCGGTTTGACAGCTATGACCATGCCTTAACCAGCGCTGATTTCTTTGGATTAAGCATCGATAAAGGATTGCTGACTATTGCCATTTACATTTGGTTTTCCTTTTGGATAATCCGGGCGGTCATCAGGCGGATTCGCAATCCTTACGGCACCTACTTAAAACCCCTGGAGGCGCTGGGCTTCTTTGCCGGATTGGAAATATTCCTGACCGGCATGCACTGGAATACATTTACCCAGCCGTCTCACATCTGGAACGCCTTTTCTTTTTACCTGCTCTTTAATGGGTTGGTGCTGGTGATGATGGTTCTGCTGATGGCCCTGCCCAGGGATACTTATCAGGATTATGTCAGAGGCATCTTGGCGAAAAGGCCGTTCGGATTTATGGACCGCAAGTCGCCGCCTCATATATTGCTTCTTCTTTTGTGCGGTGTCTTATTTGCCGGATTATACGGTATCATAAATTCCAATGATATTTCAGTGAAATACGCGCCGGAAATCTACCTGGCATTCTGGGTCCTGGTGGCGTTTGTTTATATATTCTATCTGCTGGTCCAATTCTGCAAGACCATCTTCGTATATTCCGGGCCCCTGGTGGCGGTTTTAATAATCTGCGCCGCCTCCATCATCCCTTCGATTATCCTGGGGGTCTGCAGAATGCCCGAAAAGTATTTCCTTTATTTCAATCCCATTGCCTATATTATGGAAATACCGGGTGTTTATCGGCATGATTATTGGCATTTACGGGATGCGGACTATTTTGGCCCGCCTGTGGCATTGACTATCCTGTTAGGCGTTATGCTGGTGGTTTTTGTCATGCGCCATTATCAGCTCAGGGCGAAGATAGCCCGGCGGATGAAGGAGTAA
- a CDS encoding tetratricopeptide repeat protein, with amino-acid sequence MKKIFITIGIVVVVSVLTAIIFSGKTAGYWIYTGYKLSGASKHEEALQAFDKALKLDPENATAWQLEGSALQFLGRYEESIKALNQAMKFSSDDTIDPYRIRGIQISIIESLNKLGRYEEAIAICDQLIKISKDYYYYENKQALLQKAFALGKLKRYDEAIDIYTANYLGYQDSETKYNRARIYSQKHQKTEALGDLKDAISISSNYKNKAINDMDFEWLWEDADFKQITARTNHEWRQYGNQLSGHGQYGEALKAYDQAIELNSQEFYVWEDKGYACLKLARYDQAAQAYEKALKLNPNSFTGWYNIACAYSLKQDKEHALSNLRRAVALQPQSKAGARKDQDFKWLWNDAEFKRITR; translated from the coding sequence ATGAAGAAAATATTCATAACCATAGGTATTGTTGTCGTTGTTTCCGTGCTGACGGCCATAATATTCAGCGGCAAGACCGCCGGATACTGGATTTATACGGGCTATAAGCTAAGCGGCGCGTCAAAACATGAGGAAGCCCTGCAGGCCTTTGACAAAGCCCTGAAACTTGACCCGGAAAATGCCACGGCCTGGCAACTCGAGGGCTCGGCTTTGCAGTTCCTGGGCAGATACGAGGAGTCGATAAAGGCGCTGAACCAGGCCATGAAATTTTCTTCTGACGATACCATTGATCCCTACCGTATCCGGGGAATACAGATTTCCATAATCGAATCCCTCAATAAATTAGGCCGGTATGAAGAGGCCATTGCTATCTGCGACCAGCTGATAAAAATCAGCAAAGATTACTATTACTATGAAAACAAGCAGGCATTGTTACAGAAGGCGTTTGCCTTGGGCAAATTAAAACGTTATGACGAAGCGATAGACATCTATACGGCGAACTACCTCGGTTACCAGGACTCCGAGACAAAATATAATCGCGCCCGCATTTATTCCCAGAAACATCAGAAAACCGAAGCGCTGGGCGACTTGAAAGATGCTATCAGTATCAGCAGTAACTACAAAAATAAGGCCATCAATGACATGGACTTTGAATGGCTCTGGGAGGATGCGGATTTCAAGCAAATCACGGCCAGAACCAATCACGAATGGCGTCAGTATGGGAATCAGTTATCCGGTCACGGCCAATATGGCGAGGCGCTAAAGGCATATGACCAAGCCATCGAGCTTAATAGCCAGGAATTTTATGTTTGGGAAGATAAGGGGTATGCCTGCCTGAAACTGGCCCGGTATGACCAGGCCGCGCAGGCATACGAAAAGGCGTTGAAACTTAATCCCAATTCATTTACCGGTTGGTACAATATAGCCTGCGCCTATTCGCTCAAACAGGATAAGGAACATGCGCTGAGCAATCTGAGGCGGGCAGTGGCATTACAGCCGCAGAGCAAGGCCGGCGCCAGAAAAGACCAGGATTTTAAATGGCTCTGGAACGATGCGGAGTTCAAGCGGATAACCCGATAA